From Acidaminococcus timonensis, the proteins below share one genomic window:
- the tnpA gene encoding IS200/IS605 family transposase: MPSGQSNVNHSLAHTRWNCKYHIVFAPKYRRKVFYEEKRLAIREILRQLCSWKGVEIIEGEICPDHVHLLVSIPPKISVSGFMGYLKGKSSLMIFQKFGNMKFAYRNREFWCKGYYVDTVGKNTVAIKNYIANQLKQDRVADQLSIFDPRDPFTGSK, translated from the coding sequence ATGCCAAGTGGGCAAAGTAATGTTAACCATAGTTTAGCACACACAAGATGGAATTGTAAGTATCATATTGTGTTTGCTCCAAAGTATCGGAGAAAAGTTTTCTATGAAGAAAAAAGGTTGGCGATCAGAGAAATCTTACGACAACTTTGCTCATGGAAAGGGGTAGAGATTATCGAAGGAGAAATCTGTCCTGACCATGTGCATCTGTTAGTAAGTATCCCGCCCAAAATTAGCGTTTCGGGATTCATGGGATACCTGAAAGGCAAAAGCAGTCTCATGATTTTCCAGAAGTTTGGAAATATGAAATTTGCTTACCGAAATCGCGAATTTTGGTGCAAGGGATACTATGTCGATACTGTCGGCAAAAATACTGTGGCAATTAAAAATTATATTGCCAATCAGCTGAAGCAGGATAGGGTAGCGGATCAGTTAAGTATCTTCGACCCCAGGGACCCGTTTACGGGTAGCAAGTAA
- a CDS encoding MalY/PatB family protein, translated as MKYDFDEIVNRYHTNALNTDGFRGYIFHDFEGKKKFPFKDDEFVRMWVADMEFAMCPAIIQAIKDRADKRIIGYSQVFEPEFYEAYNAWNQKMYGWTYPKDQICFSLGIIPALYELTNLLLSDHDKAIVNTPAYGYFQHPLDYNHKHAIHNKLVKDENGDWKIDFDQLEKDAADPFAKLLIWCNPQNPTGRVWTEEELKKVAAIVEKHNLWIISDEIHCDLLRQGVKHIPMAKIMPDYNKLIVCTSASKAFNMAGMMFAEIIIRDPQLKQLYINYTDSYAMNVNPLSIAAHTAAYEHGYEWLDQLKTYLDGNFKLVKDTLDKELPETHYKVAEATYLAWVDMNAYLGDVENIPDFMANKAGVLLEGGDALFVDNAKGYIRLNLAQPRATIQKGLDRIVKAVKEHNNK; from the coding sequence ATGAAGTATGATTTTGATGAAATCGTCAACCGGTACCACACCAATGCCCTGAATACGGATGGATTCCGGGGCTATATCTTCCATGACTTTGAAGGGAAGAAAAAATTCCCTTTCAAAGATGACGAATTTGTCCGGATGTGGGTGGCAGATATGGAATTTGCCATGTGCCCGGCCATTATCCAGGCCATCAAGGATCGGGCGGACAAGCGGATCATCGGCTACAGCCAGGTGTTTGAACCGGAATTCTACGAGGCCTACAACGCCTGGAACCAGAAGATGTATGGCTGGACCTATCCCAAGGACCAGATTTGCTTTTCTCTGGGTATCATCCCGGCTCTGTACGAGCTGACAAACCTGCTGCTCAGCGATCACGACAAGGCCATCGTGAACACGCCGGCCTATGGGTATTTCCAGCATCCCCTGGATTACAACCACAAGCACGCCATCCACAATAAGCTGGTGAAGGATGAAAACGGCGACTGGAAGATCGACTTCGACCAGCTGGAAAAAGATGCGGCCGATCCCTTCGCAAAGCTGCTGATCTGGTGCAACCCCCAGAACCCCACCGGCCGGGTATGGACGGAAGAGGAACTGAAGAAAGTGGCTGCCATCGTGGAAAAACACAACCTGTGGATCATCAGCGATGAAATCCACTGCGACCTGCTGCGGCAGGGTGTGAAACACATCCCCATGGCCAAAATCATGCCGGACTACAACAAGCTGATCGTGTGCACGTCCGCGTCCAAGGCTTTCAATATGGCTGGCATGATGTTCGCCGAGATCATCATCCGGGATCCGCAGCTGAAGCAGCTGTACATCAATTACACTGATTCTTACGCCATGAACGTGAACCCCTTGTCCATTGCGGCCCACACGGCAGCTTATGAACATGGGTACGAATGGCTGGATCAGCTGAAGACCTACCTGGATGGCAACTTTAAACTGGTGAAGGATACTCTGGATAAGGAACTGCCGGAAACCCATTACAAGGTGGCGGAAGCCACGTACCTGGCTTGGGTGGATATGAACGCCTACCTGGGCGATGTGGAGAACATCCCGGACTTTATGGCCAACAAGGCCGGTGTGCTGCTGGAAGGCGGGGATGCCCTGTTCGTGGACAACGCCAAAGGGTACATCCGGCTGAACCTGGCACAGCCCCGGGCCACCATCCAGAAGGGCCTGGACCGGATCGTGAAGGCTGTAAAGGAACACAACAACAAGTAA
- a CDS encoding ParA family protein translates to MSRILAVANQKGGVGKTTTSINLAACLAESRKKVLLVDLDAQGNATSGLGIDKAALPRCMYDVLINNADLAEIIVPTAWKNLWVAPATMNLAGAEIDLIEKKNPANALKKHLGKVKEKYDYILIDCPPSLSFLTINALTAADGVLVPLQCEFYALEGMAQLLNTVDRIRQSSNPDLTIDGIVMTMADSRTHLSNDVVEQVRTHFPDLLYRTVIPRSVRLGEAPSYGQPITVYDPHGKAAEAYRALAREVKRRGR, encoded by the coding sequence ATGTCCCGAATCCTTGCTGTCGCCAACCAGAAAGGCGGCGTGGGGAAAACCACCACCAGCATCAACCTGGCGGCCTGTCTGGCTGAGAGCCGGAAAAAGGTCCTGCTGGTGGATCTGGATGCCCAGGGCAATGCCACCAGCGGCCTGGGCATCGATAAAGCGGCTCTGCCTCGCTGCATGTATGATGTGCTCATCAACAATGCGGATCTGGCAGAAATCATTGTACCCACAGCCTGGAAAAACCTGTGGGTGGCACCGGCCACCATGAACCTGGCTGGGGCGGAGATCGATCTGATTGAAAAGAAGAATCCGGCCAATGCCCTGAAAAAGCACCTGGGCAAAGTGAAGGAGAAGTACGACTATATCCTGATCGACTGCCCGCCTTCTCTCAGCTTCCTGACCATCAACGCCTTGACTGCGGCAGACGGGGTGCTGGTGCCCCTGCAGTGCGAGTTCTATGCCCTGGAAGGCATGGCCCAGCTGCTGAATACGGTGGACCGGATCCGTCAATCCAGCAATCCGGATCTGACCATCGACGGGATCGTCATGACCATGGCGGACAGCCGGACCCATCTGTCCAACGATGTGGTGGAACAGGTGCGCACCCATTTCCCCGACCTGTTGTACCGGACGGTGATCCCCCGGTCGGTGCGGCTGGGGGAGGCGCCCAGCTACGGGCAGCCCATTACGGTGTACGATCCCCACGGCAAAGCGGCGGAAGCGTATCGGGCATTGGCACGGGAGGTGAAGCGGCGTGGCCGGTAA
- a CDS encoding ParB/RepB/Spo0J family partition protein, whose translation MAGKKGGLGLTGLDKMFGTRSRKAPAPVIEERKAEENVGEVAVKNLRPNPYQPRTVFDPDKLRELVESVKHSGVIQPLIVRKKGRQYEIVAGERRWRAAKEAGLSKVPVVIRDYDDATMMEVALVENMQRSDLDPLEEAKGIQNMMDALGLTQEEAAKKLGKSRVAVTNALRLLKLPPKVQELVSAGKLTAGQARPLLGLPQAAQMEKVATQAVEGGWSARILEEVVKAVKEGKPYHIYMKTEQNLIEPEKSVRKEKKKKKHAADTDVDVKAFQEQLIQYLGTRVKIQPEGKKGGRILIEYYGDEDLERIYELLKGPESVVKRKAAGRFTV comes from the coding sequence GTGGCCGGTAAAAAAGGAGGCCTGGGCCTGACGGGCCTGGACAAGATGTTCGGCACCCGGAGCCGGAAGGCGCCGGCCCCGGTCATCGAAGAACGAAAAGCGGAAGAAAACGTGGGCGAAGTGGCTGTAAAGAACCTGCGGCCCAACCCCTACCAGCCCCGGACGGTGTTCGACCCGGACAAACTCCGGGAACTGGTGGAAAGCGTGAAGCACAGCGGGGTGATCCAGCCCCTGATCGTGCGGAAAAAGGGCCGGCAGTACGAAATCGTGGCCGGGGAGCGGCGCTGGCGGGCAGCGAAAGAGGCAGGCCTCAGCAAGGTCCCGGTGGTGATCCGGGACTACGACGACGCCACCATGATGGAAGTGGCCCTGGTGGAAAACATGCAGCGCAGCGACCTGGACCCTCTGGAAGAGGCCAAAGGCATTCAGAACATGATGGACGCCCTGGGGCTGACCCAGGAGGAAGCGGCGAAAAAACTGGGCAAGAGCCGGGTGGCGGTGACCAATGCCCTGCGGCTGCTGAAATTGCCGCCTAAGGTGCAGGAACTGGTCTCCGCGGGGAAACTGACGGCCGGCCAGGCACGGCCGCTCCTGGGGCTTCCTCAGGCGGCCCAGATGGAAAAGGTGGCCACCCAGGCCGTGGAAGGCGGCTGGTCCGCCCGGATCCTGGAAGAAGTGGTGAAAGCCGTGAAGGAAGGCAAGCCATACCACATCTATATGAAAACGGAACAGAATCTGATCGAACCGGAGAAATCGGTCCGGAAAGAGAAAAAGAAAAAAAAGCATGCAGCCGATACGGATGTGGATGTGAAGGCCTTCCAGGAACAGCTGATCCAGTATCTGGGTACCCGGGTGAAGATCCAGCCTGAAGGGAAAAAAGGGGGGCGGATCCTCATCGAATATTATGGAGATGAAGACCTGGAACGGATCTATGAACTGTTGAAAGGGCCGGAATCCGTGGTGAAACGGAAAGCAGCCGGCCGTTTTACCGTGTAA
- a CDS encoding RidA family protein, translating to MAETIATKNAPAAVGPYSQGKVCGNMVFVSGQTPIDPATGKVGGEAIEVQAEQSCKNVGAILEAAGSGFDKVVKTTCFLADMGDFAAFNAVYKKYFVSNPARSCVAVKDLPLGVKCEIEAIAEK from the coding sequence ATGGCAGAAACGATTGCAACGAAAAATGCTCCGGCCGCAGTAGGCCCTTATTCCCAGGGCAAGGTGTGCGGCAATATGGTATTTGTGTCCGGGCAGACCCCCATTGATCCGGCTACGGGCAAGGTAGGCGGGGAAGCCATCGAAGTCCAGGCTGAACAATCCTGCAAGAATGTGGGAGCCATCCTGGAAGCCGCCGGCAGCGGGTTCGACAAAGTGGTCAAGACCACCTGCTTCCTGGCCGACATGGGCGATTTCGCCGCCTTCAATGCTGTATACAAGAAATACTTCGTCAGCAACCCGGCCCGTTCCTGCGTGGCAGTGAAAGATCTGCCCCTGGGCGTGAAATGCGAAATCGAAGCCATTGCGGAGAAATAA
- a CDS encoding helix-turn-helix domain-containing protein: MSVGEKIGEKIHAFRKARQLTLGELAEKICKSKSTVSKYESGEITLDIDTLYEIAKALQVHIDQLLCPQPEVVQAEQNRLESPGFFRGLSTFYGYFYDGRSGQLIRCVFDEITPLENQQYHIRLYMNCKEFSRYQDCENTYEGIMEHYDALTYMSLRNQETPMEKASLQVLAPYLDAPVKWGLWNGLSSRPMMPIATKMLLAKQPLKEDETLLKMVKISKEDIRLLKLYNMLPVT, from the coding sequence ATGTCCGTCGGGGAGAAGATCGGGGAGAAAATCCATGCATTCCGTAAAGCGCGGCAGCTGACACTGGGAGAACTGGCTGAGAAAATCTGCAAAAGCAAGTCCACGGTGTCCAAATATGAAAGTGGCGAGATCACCCTGGATATAGATACGTTATACGAAATCGCCAAGGCCCTCCAGGTCCATATCGATCAGCTGCTCTGCCCGCAGCCGGAAGTGGTCCAGGCGGAACAGAACAGGCTGGAAAGTCCGGGCTTTTTTAGAGGTCTGTCCACTTTTTACGGGTATTTTTATGATGGACGCTCCGGACAGCTGATCCGCTGTGTCTTTGATGAAATCACGCCGCTGGAGAACCAGCAGTATCACATCCGGCTGTACATGAATTGTAAGGAATTTTCCCGCTACCAGGACTGTGAGAATACGTATGAGGGCATAATGGAACACTATGATGCCCTGACCTATATGAGCCTGAGGAACCAGGAGACACCCATGGAAAAGGCCTCTCTGCAGGTACTGGCACCTTATCTGGATGCTCCGGTGAAATGGGGGCTGTGGAATGGGCTCTCTTCCCGTCCCATGATGCCCATCGCAACGAAAATGCTGCTGGCCAAACAGCCGTTAAAAGAAGACGAGACACTGCTCAAAATGGTAAAAATCAGCAAAGAGGATATCCGTCTGCTGAAATTGTACAATATGCTTCCCGTCACCTAG
- a CDS encoding LacI family DNA-binding transcriptional regulator: protein MPTLKDVAKLACVDVSTVSRALNNNPCVHAETKARIMAAVEKLSYRPNLLAKGLRQGKRHTIGVVVPRLHLTVFSTVAQAIEEAAREQGYATLLCSTEDDPQIEKEGLSRLRNGLVDGILLAGTGKNKKLVRDIQVSGIPVTQVIRIQDDTLSSVTVDYVKCGYEAVTYLYGRGSRHPGLITGSLKLSPYKFRYQGYKKALEELGLQEITSEARGFTNSLEYGYQATLQMLKEHPELDAILAAMDAQGIGAMRALKEQKKRVPRDVRVISLTGHELGNMLETTMTTLEMPARIIGRKAAQLVLEQIEAKDKASIPIQHVVYDSALIEREST, encoded by the coding sequence ATGCCCACGTTAAAAGATGTGGCCAAGCTGGCCTGTGTGGACGTAAGCACTGTTTCCCGGGCCCTGAACAACAATCCCTGTGTCCATGCGGAAACCAAGGCCCGGATCATGGCGGCTGTAGAAAAACTCAGTTACCGGCCCAACCTGCTGGCCAAAGGACTGCGCCAGGGCAAGCGGCACACCATCGGTGTGGTCGTTCCCCGGCTGCACCTGACCGTCTTCTCCACGGTGGCCCAGGCCATCGAAGAAGCCGCCCGGGAACAGGGATATGCCACCCTGCTGTGCAGTACGGAGGACGATCCCCAGATCGAAAAGGAGGGGCTGAGCCGTCTGCGGAACGGATTGGTGGATGGCATCCTGCTGGCAGGGACCGGCAAGAACAAAAAGCTGGTCCGGGATATCCAGGTTTCCGGGATCCCGGTGACCCAGGTGATCCGGATCCAGGATGATACCCTTTCCAGCGTCACGGTGGATTATGTGAAATGCGGCTACGAGGCAGTCACGTACCTGTACGGACGGGGCAGTCGCCATCCCGGTCTGATTACAGGTTCTTTAAAATTATCTCCCTATAAATTCCGGTACCAAGGATACAAAAAAGCCCTGGAAGAACTGGGGCTCCAGGAAATCACCTCGGAGGCCAGGGGATTCACCAACTCTCTGGAATATGGCTACCAGGCCACCCTGCAGATGCTCAAGGAACATCCGGAGCTGGATGCCATCCTGGCCGCCATGGATGCCCAGGGCATCGGTGCCATGCGGGCCCTGAAGGAGCAGAAAAAACGGGTGCCCCGGGATGTACGGGTCATCAGCCTCACAGGCCACGAGCTGGGCAATATGCTGGAAACCACCATGACCACCCTGGAAATGCCAGCCCGGATCATCGGCCGGAAAGCTGCCCAGCTGGTCCTGGAGCAAATCGAAGCCAAAGACAAGGCCAGCATCCCCATCCAGCATGTGGTGTATGATTCCGCCCTGATCGAACGGGAAAGCACCTGA
- a CDS encoding dihydrodipicolinate synthase family protein has product MAKQKNFKTIFPAVSVPLNPDYSINEPEFRAYLRWIKSFYNKGIEGLVCNGHTGEVTGLTREERKRVTEICAEECGDVMTIISGVNCENTQGAIDMAKDAKEAGADGILLMPPHMWLRFGMNPDAPFEFIKDVADGADIDIIIHLYPATSKAFYPVETLIKMVKEIPHVKAIKMGTRVTAIYEHDVRELRKACPDVSLITCHDETLCVSWFPGMDGALIGFAGCVPELITKAWDVFKDPAHHTLKEAQDASNAIYPISQAIYGGGQPSGEAHARLKEALVQRGVFTSGLMRKPVLPLDQTQKDWVAKGLKESGLPKVDMKPFEK; this is encoded by the coding sequence ATGGCAAAACAAAAGAATTTCAAAACCATTTTCCCGGCGGTATCCGTTCCTTTGAACCCGGATTACTCCATCAACGAACCGGAATTCAGAGCGTACCTGCGCTGGATCAAATCCTTCTACAACAAAGGCATCGAAGGTCTGGTCTGCAATGGCCACACCGGTGAAGTCACCGGCCTGACCCGGGAAGAACGGAAACGGGTCACCGAAATCTGCGCAGAAGAATGCGGCGATGTCATGACCATCATCTCCGGCGTGAACTGTGAAAACACCCAGGGCGCCATCGACATGGCCAAAGATGCCAAAGAAGCCGGCGCAGACGGCATTCTGCTGATGCCCCCTCATATGTGGCTGCGTTTCGGGATGAATCCGGATGCTCCCTTTGAATTCATCAAAGATGTGGCTGACGGTGCCGACATCGATATCATCATCCACCTGTACCCGGCTACCAGCAAGGCCTTCTACCCGGTTGAAACCCTGATCAAGATGGTCAAGGAGATCCCCCATGTGAAAGCCATCAAGATGGGTACCCGTGTAACGGCCATCTACGAACACGACGTGCGGGAACTGCGGAAAGCCTGCCCGGATGTATCTCTGATCACCTGCCACGACGAAACCCTGTGCGTATCCTGGTTCCCCGGCATGGACGGCGCTCTGATCGGGTTCGCCGGCTGCGTGCCTGAACTGATCACCAAAGCCTGGGATGTATTCAAGGATCCGGCTCATCATACCCTGAAAGAAGCCCAGGATGCCTCCAATGCCATCTATCCCATCAGCCAGGCCATTTACGGCGGCGGCCAGCCTTCCGGCGAAGCCCATGCCCGTCTGAAGGAAGCCCTGGTACAGCGGGGTGTGTTCACCAGCGGCTTGATGCGGAAACCGGTGCTGCCTCTGGACCAGACCCAGAAAGACTGGGTGGCCAAGGGCCTGAAAGAAAGCGGTCTGCCCAAAGTGGATATGAAACCCTTCGAAAAATAA
- a CDS encoding amino acid permease: protein MTEEKRNPSSRVPWERAGMTQEEWKQSIRFDETDWGWIVMSVGMAIGSGIVFLPIQIGVTGLLIFLLSALIGYPVMYAFQRLYINTLAASPKNQVYAETISGYLGKNWGFLMGICYFIMLVDTIITYSTVVNNDSATFLYSFGVTSTNLAGNHLYTFVLMAVLIFIASRGEKILFKLQTFMALVILAALILMGIRFVPEWNLSNIAPLPDAWTTIKQVIIMLPFTLTSILFIQSLSPMVISYRKHYPNQEVARYKAMRTMNIAFVILFVIVFFFAVSFNLGTSREMALLAKEQNISALAMAAGNMNAATVKILSLLLSLFAILTSFFSNFLGFCESIKGILLNILHRFMNADRIKGATLDKGIVLFSLIFCWACAAFNLPVLLLLAFLGPCIGIIGCLVPTVLVYQVPYLQQYKGPVLWAIVLTGFLLIVSPFLNVLEG, encoded by the coding sequence ATGACAGAAGAGAAACGAAACCCCTCTTCCCGGGTTCCCTGGGAACGGGCCGGAATGACGCAGGAAGAATGGAAACAATCCATCCGCTTTGATGAAACGGATTGGGGCTGGATCGTCATGAGTGTGGGGATGGCCATCGGTTCCGGGATCGTGTTCCTGCCCATCCAGATTGGCGTTACAGGGCTCCTGATCTTTCTGCTGTCCGCCCTTATCGGTTATCCGGTGATGTATGCCTTCCAGCGCCTGTATATCAATACACTGGCGGCTTCTCCCAAAAATCAGGTTTATGCGGAAACCATTTCCGGTTACCTGGGGAAGAACTGGGGATTCCTCATGGGGATCTGCTACTTCATCATGCTGGTCGATACCATCATCACGTACTCCACGGTTGTCAACAACGACAGCGCCACTTTCCTTTACAGCTTTGGTGTAACCAGCACGAATCTGGCAGGCAATCACCTGTATACGTTCGTACTCATGGCTGTTCTGATCTTCATTGCCTCCCGTGGCGAAAAGATTTTGTTCAAACTCCAGACCTTTATGGCTCTTGTGATCCTGGCCGCACTGATCCTGATGGGGATCCGCTTCGTACCGGAATGGAATCTGTCCAATATTGCGCCGCTGCCCGATGCCTGGACCACCATCAAACAGGTCATCATCATGCTACCCTTTACCCTCACTTCGATCCTTTTCATCCAAAGCCTGAGTCCCATGGTCATCAGTTACCGGAAGCATTATCCCAACCAGGAAGTGGCCCGCTATAAAGCGATGCGCACCATGAATATCGCCTTTGTCATTTTGTTTGTGATCGTTTTCTTCTTTGCGGTTTCTTTTAATCTGGGAACCAGCCGGGAAATGGCTCTCCTGGCCAAAGAACAGAACATATCTGCCCTGGCCATGGCGGCCGGCAATATGAATGCGGCCACCGTAAAGATCCTCAGCCTGCTGCTGTCTCTCTTTGCCATCCTGACCTCCTTCTTCAGCAACTTCCTGGGCTTTTGCGAAAGCATTAAAGGGATCCTCCTTAATATCCTGCATCGGTTCATGAATGCAGATCGGATCAAAGGGGCCACGCTGGATAAAGGGATTGTCCTTTTCAGTCTGATCTTCTGCTGGGCCTGTGCTGCTTTTAACCTTCCTGTCCTGCTGCTGCTTGCGTTTTTAGGGCCCTGTATCGGTATCATCGGTTGTCTGGTACCCACCGTACTGGTCTATCAAGTCCCTTATCTGCAGCAATATAAAGGACCGGTCCTTTGGGCCATCGTTCTCACCGGTTTCCTCCTGATCGTATCGCCGTTCCTGAATGTACTGGAGGGCTAA
- a CDS encoding Nramp family divalent metal transporter: protein MESAVSKQLGFDPSAVERLTFLEILKRIGPGIILAGVVVGPGAITTAAMLGASYGYHMLWLFIPIFIMSITFMLTCYRLAMLTGMPLLHGIRHYYGNGAAAFVGICLFFSCLFFTFGNISGSGAGMSLLFGVDWKIGALIMLALLLGLYFSKDTYSKIEKAVMVCILGMILAFYATLYASGGPDPGRFIQGLTHWGFPEGSVLGSLAFLSTHASITAGIYGTYLGAEKKWKKQDLFNGTMLSDACAHVLTVILISGAIVIVGAIVLHPTGLTISSPVQMAGMLEPVLGSKARFVMGAALLGSAFSALMGNTQRGVVLLNAGMGWEVALESKRVRWSCVACLLLGVIVCFAYSGSPTQLIFLANLATSIGTPTAGLFVTLMIWRKDVQAGLKPPRVLQISMTLCYLFTTALTLYSFGSRFL, encoded by the coding sequence ATGGAATCTGCAGTAAGTAAACAACTGGGCTTTGACCCGTCAGCCGTAGAACGGCTGACTTTTCTGGAGATCTTGAAGCGGATCGGTCCCGGCATCATACTGGCTGGTGTCGTGGTGGGACCGGGGGCCATCACAACGGCGGCCATGCTGGGAGCCAGCTACGGATATCATATGCTCTGGCTTTTTATCCCCATCTTCATCATGAGCATCACCTTTATGCTTACCTGTTACCGGCTTGCCATGCTTACCGGGATGCCACTGCTCCATGGGATCCGGCACTATTATGGCAATGGTGCGGCAGCCTTTGTGGGCATCTGTCTGTTCTTTTCCTGCCTGTTCTTTACCTTTGGCAATATTTCCGGCAGCGGTGCCGGCATGAGCCTTCTTTTTGGCGTCGACTGGAAGATCGGAGCGCTGATCATGCTGGCCCTGCTGCTGGGATTGTATTTTTCCAAAGATACGTACTCCAAAATCGAAAAAGCCGTCATGGTCTGCATCCTGGGGATGATCCTGGCTTTTTATGCCACCCTGTATGCTTCCGGAGGGCCGGATCCCGGGAGATTCATCCAGGGATTGACCCACTGGGGATTTCCGGAAGGGAGTGTCCTGGGATCATTGGCCTTCCTCAGTACCCATGCTTCCATTACCGCCGGGATTTACGGAACTTATCTGGGAGCGGAGAAAAAGTGGAAGAAACAGGATCTGTTCAACGGAACCATGCTTTCCGATGCCTGTGCCCATGTCCTGACTGTCATCCTGATTTCCGGTGCCATCGTTATAGTGGGAGCCATTGTCCTCCATCCCACCGGTCTGACCATTTCCAGCCCAGTCCAGATGGCAGGAATGCTGGAACCCGTACTGGGCAGCAAGGCACGATTTGTCATGGGGGCCGCGCTGCTGGGATCTGCTTTTTCCGCATTGATGGGGAATACCCAGCGGGGTGTGGTACTGCTGAATGCAGGCATGGGCTGGGAAGTGGCTCTGGAAAGCAAACGGGTCCGCTGGAGTTGTGTGGCCTGCCTCCTTCTGGGCGTGATTGTATGTTTTGCCTACAGCGGTTCGCCCACTCAGCTGATTTTCCTGGCCAATTTGGCTACCAGTATCGGGACTCCGACAGCCGGACTCTTCGTGACCCTGATGATCTGGAGAAAAGATGTCCAGGCAGGGCTGAAACCACCGCGCGTCCTGCAGATCTCCATGACCCTGTGTTATCTGTTTACCACGGCTCTGACCCTGTACAGCTTTGGATCCCGGTTCCTGTAA
- a CDS encoding DUF554 domain-containing protein, protein MVGTGTIVNVAAIAAGSLVGILVGRGIKEKYQETVIYGLALCVILLGLQMALQGTHILITIISLVVGSIVGEALDIEDKLEKVGQWLARKVQKAKGQGDASTDAFVEGFLSTSLLYCVGAMAIVGSIQDGLTGDATTLYTKAMIDGLSGIIYASNMGIGVLFSALSVGIYQGTLTALAGLLGPYMSQTVVQEIAASGGLMILGVGINMTKLLKIRVGNMLPGLVVAGVLAGIFL, encoded by the coding sequence ATGGTTGGAACGGGTACGATCGTGAACGTGGCGGCCATTGCCGCCGGCAGCCTGGTGGGAATCCTGGTGGGTCGGGGCATCAAGGAAAAGTACCAGGAGACCGTCATCTACGGCCTGGCCCTGTGCGTGATCCTGCTGGGGCTGCAGATGGCCCTCCAGGGCACCCACATCCTGATCACCATCATCAGCCTGGTGGTAGGGTCCATCGTGGGGGAGGCCCTGGATATCGAGGACAAACTGGAAAAGGTGGGCCAGTGGCTGGCCCGGAAGGTACAGAAGGCCAAGGGCCAGGGAGACGCCAGTACGGACGCCTTCGTGGAGGGCTTCCTGTCCACCAGCCTGCTGTACTGTGTGGGGGCCATGGCCATCGTGGGCTCCATCCAGGACGGGCTCACCGGGGATGCCACCACCCTGTACACCAAGGCCATGATCGACGGGCTCAGCGGCATCATCTATGCGTCCAATATGGGCATCGGCGTGCTGTTCAGCGCGCTGTCCGTGGGTATCTACCAGGGGACCCTGACGGCCCTGGCAGGGCTGCTGGGGCCCTATATGAGCCAGACCGTGGTGCAGGAGATCGCTGCCAGCGGCGGGCTCATGATTTTGGGCGTGGGCATCAACATGACGAAGCTGCTCAAGATCCGGGTGGGGAATATGCTGCCCGGGCTGGTGGTGGCTGGGGTGCTGGCAGGGATTTTTTTATAA